The Bombus fervidus isolate BK054 chromosome 3, iyBomFerv1, whole genome shotgun sequence genome includes a window with the following:
- the LOC139985397 gene encoding uncharacterized protein, which yields MASLVADYGTSSSSESSGDDISDGADNTFKDEEEEDDEGEELNENNEICKTASKEKLPLPTPDFNGIPTMKTSVFSNPFVEAEKAKSAILEKHVKMTPTLDDTKMINGRKICWNYRKGRCRFGHNCTFAHDSDLHRTAAELEAIRTPQETVICQTQYNGQVSINDDDEIDQENNQMNRRKKRPGLSQSLVPSKKVLKMYKAQQAKAISR from the exons ATATTTCAGACGGTGCCGATAACAC TTTTAAGGATgaggaagaagaggatgaCGAAGGAGAAGAACtcaatgaaaataatgaaatatgtaaaacagCTTCCAAAGAGAAACTTCCATTACCAACTCCAGACTTTAATGGTATACCCACGATGAAAACTTCGGTCTTCTCAAATCCATTTGTTGAAGCAGAAAAAGCAAAGAGTGCAATTCTTGAGAAACACGTGAAAATGACGCCAACTCTTGAtgatacaaaaatgataaatggCAGAAAGATTTGTTGGAACTATAGGAAAGGTAGATGCCGATTTGGTCATAATTGTACCTTTGCACATGATTCAGATTTACATCGTACAGCAGCTGAGTTAGAGGCAATTAGAACACCACAGGAAACAGTTATTTGTCAGACTCAGTATAATGGTCAAGTTTCCATCAATGACGATGACGAGATAGATCAAGAAAATAATCAAATGAATAGACGTAAGAAAAGGCCAGGATTAAGTCAATCTTTAGTACCAAGCAAAAAAGtcttaaaaatgtacaaagcGCAACAGGCTAAAGCTATTAGTAGGTAA